Genomic segment of Candidatus Caldatribacterium sp.:
GGGATTCAGCTGGGACCACACCCGGGAGCACCTTTTCTTAGCCATCCTTGAGGGTATTGCCTTTGAGTACGCCTTTTACCTTAAGGTTTTGCGGGAACTCATGCCGGAAGTGAGCTTTTCGGAAGTCCGGGTTATCGGAGGCGGGGCAAAATCGGCTTTCTGGAACCGTCTCAAGGCGAGTATCCTCGGTGTGCCTTACGTAACCTTGAACCGGGAAGAGTTCTCCATCTGGGGTTCGGCAATGGTGGCAGGGTTTGCGGAAGGCTTGTTCCCTGATCTCCAGGAGAAGGCCTTCGCTTCCGTTTCGAAGGTTTCGGTTTTTGAGCCCGATGAAAAGCTCCACCAGAGGTACCAGGAGTTCCTTCCCTTCTACCTTGAGACGATGGAGAAGATGAACGAAGTGATGACACGGTTCAGGACGCTCATTCGCTGAGAAAGGAGGAAAGGATGAAAGCCGCGGTATTTTCCTATCCCCCTCAGGTGCGCGTTGTGGATGTCCCTCCCCCAAAGATAGGGCGAGGGGAAGTCCTCATCCGGGTTCGAGCAGCAAGCCTTTGTGGAACGGATCTTCGAATCGCCCGGAGGGGCCATGGGTCCATTCCAGAAGGGACGCAGCGCATCCTCGGGCATGAGGTCGTGGGAGAGGTTGTGAAAGTGGGAGAGGGAGTGACAGATCTTGAGGAAGGGATGCTCGTCCTTGTTGCCCCGAACTACGGCTGTGGGAAGTGCCGCTTCTGTATTTCTGGAGCGCAGCACCACTGCCCCTTCGGGAAGGCTCTGGGCATCACCGAAGACGGAGGCTTTGCCGAGTACATGCGGGTGCCGGAGGAGGCGGTGCGCCAGGGGAATGTCTTTCCTCTTTCCCCTGAGGCAAACCCTGTGGAGTTCTCCTTTGTCGAGGCTTTGGCCTGTGTGGTCCATGGGTTTCTACCCCTCTCGGTGACTTTCCGGGATACCGTCCTCATCTACGGTGCAGGACCGATTGGCCTTATGTTCCTTGAGCTTGCGCGCCTTTGTGGGGTGCAAGAAGTCTGGATGGCCGACATCAGCCCCTCTCGCCTTGAGAGGGCTGCCGAGAAAGGAGCTCGGACGATTGTCGTTGGCGAGAAGAGAGTAAAGGACGTTCTCCGGGATGTGGATGTGGTCGTTGTGGCTGCTCCAGCTCCCGATGCCCAAAGAGAGGCCCTTGAAGTGGCCGGGGTTTTTGGGCGAATCAATTTCTTCGGAGGTCTCCCTCCGAATATCCCTGAAGTTCCTCTGGCCACGAACCTCATCCACTACAAGGAGCTTTTTGTCACCGGGACAACTCGCTCGAACAATTTCCACGTGCGCATGGCTCTTGAGCTCCTTGTAAAAAAGCAACTTGATCTTTCCTACCTTGTGAGCCACGTCCTTCCTCTTGAGGCCATTGAGGAGGGCTTGCGGCTCATGGAGGGAAAGGATGCCTTAAAGGTTGTACTTACCCCGTAGAGAAAGGAGAATTACGCCTATGAAACCCTTCAATGTCCTTGTGGATTTTGTAACCGGAGAGCTCAAGCCGGGAAAGAGAGTTGTGCGCCGTCTGAGTGACGTCAAGTACATCTTTCAGGACCAGGAAGCGGCAGAGGTGATGCTCCGGGAAGGGGACCCGATTGTCTACGAAGTCATATACGCTGAGATTCCTGAGGAGCCGGGACACCTTGCCCACTGCACGACCATTATCTATCCCGGGAAGGTTGGACGGGAATTCTTCCTCACCAAGGGACACCTCCACGAGAAGCTTGATACCGCTGAGATTTACTTCTGTCTCCGGGGTGAGGGACGACTCCTCATGGCCTCTCCGGAAGGGGAATGCGAGGTTCTCCCCATGTACCCCGGAACGGCATCCTACATTCCTCCTTTCTGGTCGCACCGCTCGGTGAACGTGGGGAAGGAGCCCCTGATCTTCTACTGCATTTTCCCGGCCGACGCGGGGCACGATTATGCCACCATCGAGGAGACCGGTTTCCCCAAGATTGTCCTTGAGGAGGACGGCAAAGTCGTGGTGCGAGAGAATCCGAAATGGAAATCCTTGAAGTGAGGAGGATAGGGCATGGGTTTCCGACTCCCTGAGAAAGCAACGCAACCCACCATGTACTTCATCGGTGTCACCACGTCCCAGTCCTCAATCATGAAGCTTTTCCCCCTTTGGGCGAAAGAGCTTGGTCTCAAGGATGCGGTGCTCAAAGGCATCGATATTGAAATCCACGCCCCTCGAGAGGTTTACCGGGAAGTGGTCTCCTTCATTAAGGAGGACCCTCTGTCCCTTGGGGCCCTGGTGACTACGCACAAAATCGACCTCTACGAGGCGGCAAAGGACCTCTTTGATTACCTCGATCCCTACGCCCAGCTCTTCGGTGAGCTCTCCTCCATTTCCAAGAACAACGGTCGTCTTGAGGGGCACGCTAAAGACCCCATATCAAGTGGTTTAGCCATGGAAGCCTTCATTCCTCCGAATTTCTGGAAAGACCACGGGGGAGAGGTCTTCATCATGGGTGCAGGGGGAAGCGCCCG
This window contains:
- a CDS encoding xylulose kinase, producing EVEKKVSPPSGLVFLPHLRGRNCPTQPYLRGVFAGFSWDHTREHLFLAILEGIAFEYAFYLKVLRELMPEVSFSEVRVIGGGAKSAFWNRLKASILGVPYVTLNREEFSIWGSAMVAGFAEGLFPDLQEKAFASVSKVSVFEPDEKLHQRYQEFLPFYLETMEKMNEVMTRFRTLIR
- a CDS encoding alcohol dehydrogenase catalytic domain-containing protein, with amino-acid sequence MKAAVFSYPPQVRVVDVPPPKIGRGEVLIRVRAASLCGTDLRIARRGHGSIPEGTQRILGHEVVGEVVKVGEGVTDLEEGMLVLVAPNYGCGKCRFCISGAQHHCPFGKALGITEDGGFAEYMRVPEEAVRQGNVFPLSPEANPVEFSFVEALACVVHGFLPLSVTFRDTVLIYGAGPIGLMFLELARLCGVQEVWMADISPSRLERAAEKGARTIVVGEKRVKDVLRDVDVVVVAAPAPDAQREALEVAGVFGRINFFGGLPPNIPEVPLATNLIHYKELFVTGTTRSNNFHVRMALELLVKKQLDLSYLVSHVLPLEAIEEGLRLMEGKDALKVVLTP
- a CDS encoding cupin domain-containing protein, with translation MKPFNVLVDFVTGELKPGKRVVRRLSDVKYIFQDQEAAEVMLREGDPIVYEVIYAEIPEEPGHLAHCTTIIYPGKVGREFFLTKGHLHEKLDTAEIYFCLRGEGRLLMASPEGECEVLPMYPGTASYIPPFWSHRSVNVGKEPLIFYCIFPADAGHDYATIEETGFPKIVLEEDGKVVVRENPKWKSLK